Proteins found in one Plasmodium gaboni strain SY75 chromosome 13, whole genome shotgun sequence genomic segment:
- a CDS encoding hypothetical protein (conserved Plasmodium protein, unknown function), translating into MLSRSPVNKKNKLGSSPKKYYKRDIKNENISCKEEKNGDKKWEDTNSIFGKSKNKEKNMMLKNIIISKNSIKNKICKSKSCIVKKEMNNKFASLKKNKRKINLNKSSILSIKSKITKISSLLKKNENKVNMINEEHTKNKNHLSRNKIVNSYKLLYDIESMRKNKKDIILIKNENNSKERNSVLIKSIIHKYYSEGRDIKKKYINDHIGNNNNNDDDDDGDGDDDGDDGDCSDNNHNNHCNNNHCSYNHNYVYYYPFKRHTSYNSLPCNIKEQETKENEDQFDSHNIQKYNIHKKYTSLTRSNEPYKNNIMIKKCNSLVLPTLNNKNEIHKNEIHKNDCSNDIQKYNHLYNSYDKHIKLCNLNEDNNLSSHIEDIKRTKENISNNYITYKKYVLQKGSDRISHNEEVKNDKNYIMNLNDYSKEYYNNITNEGAVTNFSFNVATMENEKSVSKNMGHTTNGMSNMNNMNNMNNINDINDINDMSNMNYMNNINDINDMSNINNVNTYYHRANTQKISKNKLYHDQEVEEDIINNDRRHDDLEESLSHLSDSFNLEYLPAIPDDINLISSNDNFFSVYGKSIKSSSFSNDFHKDQNKDPYCQDNIKQYNEEHLYESLRSKDSRDIQNSNNIGLHKSKYYDDDDDLIISMFHDDQENQNIKEDKHSNDHSEEALNENIRNMDIIETKMNSINKLQGVGKDLDNINNMKRFYSMDHKTNKKLNLSDYFENDENVSKQMKIEERNMNNTNSTNNIKNIKNIKNINNINNIKNIKNIENINNINNINNINNINNINNINNINNMNDSDIYYDHEKNNSPLYNVKETYAQKSQKYTSDVEEKKKNTKNNIRRGLYLASKILKEIHEEKQKKKKIKKKENFYNYLDKNKYDNNYIHNETYNNTYSNTIPELYEIKKNKNILSSSYDDFYLNFKKKKNNINKNNNILCDTKYENSDIMPSPINNNYVNKNYVNKNYVNKNYVNKNYVHKNHVDKNYVDKNYVNKNHVDKNYVNKNHVDKNYVDNEFLNLSGKNNILEYSLNSLKGYNNNHNYNYDDDDDSSIIHVDSMDDLKMSYESVSLLNNYSYSLDNSKCIDLNNARNIYKRLDKQNDNNLNEEEREISISLNEQNYNISEEQKDNTIIFDINDDTTTKNININNININNNDDNNNNNNINDDNIKTQGDYDKYSNEHIEKENNFNIKYLYSSSSIYSNTSECSNKNYMKEKKNIHLLNKSINDDYYVDYLPYEFNKIIIKKNNNSIKEKKENINNKNNNNKSIYKNQNIYINFSDGDIQINKNKKHREKEFYKKYKQNNIKKKKSNSNKKSKIKKENDISNVTKDIINIINTKCEIMEKNDYSKKINNNIYSNENKHKSNDENKHKSNDENKHKSNDEKEEHEEEYEIMHNVDDNKNNDHLLNDNNVNITDEPIEEKDIYYDNSNGIGNKNIVKNRMSNSMNNMYDLKHKNYYKDENVLDNDMLKDLRHVSFENINFKDKKKIYLNENILKKKKKKNLDDTYNNLLKNKSSEQNNTIGKNLSTKEFKLTYEHVENENEICISNSNSTLCEDINKQNKLSIDNSIKNDTRKLEELLKNILYTLKNDKREKNIINKINNNNIQDDHNILCDSKNIYDHDVLSNLNILDNQHINENVYNIEPQECIEEKDISMVNRKDSDDIQEEIKNDDMSNRFAILEYISHCIEILKEERDNIKQERDDIKQERDDIKKERDDIKEERDNIKQERDDIQNEYDNIKKERDDIKKERDDIKKERDNIKEESDNIKKERDDIKKERDDIQNKYDNIKQERDDIKKHNDTLTNKCNDIQNEYDNIKQERDDIQNEYDNIKKHNDTLTNKCNDIQNEYDNIKQERDYIQNEYDNIKKQNDTLTNKCNDIQNEYDNIKKQNDTLTNKCNELQNKFYNNIIDLQNMTEKYDNLQNKYNILNELNNSLEDKNEELKKYHEQVIQERDQLIKEKESNKQEIESLKNNVEVLNIDKSNYMIEQNDNINKIKKLNEEKKKLEEEKNILNEEKNILNEEKNILEEEKKILNEEKKILNEEKNILNEKINNKNDILIHKEENILYEKNKRQEEIKEKEKLQNELYIIKKEYDDLLNKYNENINEEINNMKNILIKKEEEIKEIKQNKIVLKKDIDMYVNNIHMLEIEMNKIKEENDLIKIKNLELLEKENINNIYLSKDNNKDIEMTSSLNKTQTCYNDNMNEYLYLNVDKNILKNIFDNNTNMFNDSWNVFMENKNDKLISIQENHNMNEKNNENKNDIVNSYNDHNNKCELKNELNCNFLWTHYEKILKDINHISIDKLKIQYKDLLKEYIFLELLVIEYEKNNVVLHETNKERNKEIKEMINYKNMYLELEKSNQELYDKLNEINNVLHIRDHNNEDNNNIKKDIDNDDDNKNKICNRKSSSIYIEILNKTYNITKNIDIINEEIFNMKEQKNDNNIKLSNILIYLNMISTDIMFIHTNISYINEYIMNSTIYLDIHHLKNTLLFNISTNENINMNISSTLCKDTNEIKRYDNKIKTGNHNIYMGGMHDMDHIDNDLKMCDEELFKENELINIKNKNINPNNDVNNNNNVEYNYNDNIKNEHIPIIDMNIKNKRDNITNNIINKSYDDHIEDVLTFFEVSFSSDLFLLLCHMCKSINEINCSLRKNDINSCNNNLIYIKNVLHDINNFYNNEENTSFLDVYVHLFDIFKKSVDKMLNIIQAEKDSDKIYKMFVEVYYMKKIIRFIIFSFFKFHDIYSIFHINKLDGASNCVGPITCKDDEKKVQNYDEDKNINMEEKKKKMGKHIHIDDNKIIINSDISHVCNEINKYYYNYWDEYHTSDERERNVYYHHMNKKKKKKKEKHIDINKKDERDINEKEGNILYSLMLKILEYNYNSHIIPNIICTYEDKKNILNNDNKILLFDEKINYAKYVFKIIYEHMELGNFIINSNEFLNTFEEKSLKNYLYNNIFFKKNYNINIDIIHQYLSMLFKQNIGINYEYYYEQFLLILNKMILNISSNNNIHHLNTTSCENIFFFDNLNIEENYINECIHASSLTDLQHKNKNKSINNINKNKSINNINKNKIHNNSHNNNNIISHNNNATQLRSLSFNTTTSNKTFTTIKHENPINHNTNYIINYPLLDIDNKYMSVLFHMWQKMELNFFSKQYYYQSNKYKETKEKKKNILSKSCTYNINNKRLKKNIWGTINIKDSTTKKKMYHHDDNIDSQNEKKYNMNKDTNNNQNDLYDNIINDDVSNNDSFNNLHFDNKLNEQNDTEKKKKKKKSLKYFNKFSSLNKMNTFNYETDLTSNDYSIDTYLKLMVFDIFKCNNEKKEIGIDDFIFVFKQLHINIKTNVINSIWCILTAKQNLNTALKEKITISTFIKKAYTTNPSLIFFEYCKTKVQLKEANKNIKLLQKYNKKMLLLVTN; encoded by the coding sequence ATGTTGTCGCGCTCGCCTgtgaataaaaaaaacaagtTAGGTTCGTCGCccaaaaaatattataaaagggatattaaaaatgaaaatatttcatGTAAGGAGGAAAAGAATGGTGATAAAAAGTGGGAAGACACCAATTCCATATTCGGtaaatcaaaaaataaagagaaaaatatgatgttaaaaaatattataatatcaaaaaattcaattaaaaataaaatatgtaagAGCAAAAGTTGTATAgtaaaaaaagaaatgaacAATAAATTTGCTAGTTtgaaaaagaataaaagaaaaattaatttaaataaatcatCTATTTTATCTATTAAATCAAAAATAACTAAAATTAGTTCTTTgctaaaaaaaaatgaaaataaagTTAATATGATAAATGAGGAGCatacaaaaaataagaatCACCTTAGTCGTAATAAAATAGTTAACTCTTATAAACTCTTATATGACATAGAAAGCatgagaaaaaataaaaaagatataatcttaataaaaaatgaaaataattcaaaGGAAAGAAATAGTGTTTTAATCAAAAGTATCATACACAAATATTACAGCGAAGGTAGAGAcataaagaaaaaatatataaatgatcatattggtaataataataataatgatgatgatgatgatggTGATGGTGATGATGATGGTGATGATGGTGATTGTAGTgataataatcataataatcattgtaataataatcattGTAGCTATAATCATAACTATGTATACTATTACCCTTTCAAGAGACACACGTCATATAATTCTCTACCTTGTAATATCAAAGAACAAGaaacaaaagaaaatgaagatCAGTTCGATTCACataatattcaaaaatataacatacacaaaaaatatactaGCCTTACTCGTAGTAATGAAccttataaaaataacataatgataaaaaaatgtaacTCGCTCGTTCTACCCACgttaaataataaaaatgaaatacataaaaatgaaatacataaaaatgattGTTCTAATGATATACAGAAATATAAccatttatataattcttatgataaacatataaaattatgtaatttaaatgaagataataatttatcttCACATATAGAAGACATTAAAAGAACTAAAGAGaatatttcaaataattatataacctataaaaaatatgtattacAAAAAGGTTCTGATAGGATATCTCACAATGAAGAAGTGAAgaatgataaaaattatataatgaatcTTAATGATTATAGTAAggaatattataacaatataaCAAATGAAGGGGCTGTTActaatttttcttttaatgTTGCTACTATGGAGAATGAAAAAAGTGTAAGCAAAAATATGGGGCATACCACAAATGGTATGTctaatatgaataatatgaataatatgaataatataaatgatataaatgatataaatgatatgtctaatatgaattatatgaataatataaatgatataaatgatatgTCTAATATCAATAATGTGAATACTTATTATCATAGGGCAAATACACAAAAGATCTCAAAAAACAAACTTTATCATGATCAAGAAGTAGAAGaagatattattaataatgacAGAAGACATGATGATTTAGAAGAATCACTTTCTCATTTATCAgattcttttaatttagAATATTTACCAGCGATACCAGATGATATAAACTTAATAAGCAGTAATGATAATTTCTTTAGTGTATATGGTAAATCTATCAAATCCTCATCTTTTTCAAACGATTTTCATAAGGATCAAAATAAAGATCCATACTGTcaagataatataaaacaataCAATGAAGaacatttatatgaatCCTTAAGAAGTAAAGATAGTCGAGATATACAAAATAGTAACAACATTGGTTTACATAAATCTAAATATTATGACGATGATGATGATTTAATAATCAGTATGTTTCATGATGATCAGGAgaatcaaaatataaaagaagataAACATTCTAATGATCATTCTGAAGAGGCATtgaatgaaaatataagaaatatgGACATTATAGAAACAAAAATGAATAGCATTAATAAATTGCAAGGGGTAGGAAAAGAtttagataatataaataatatgaaaagGTTTTATAGTATGGATcataaaacaaataaaaaattgaatCTATCAGATTATTTCGAGAATGATGAAAATGTAAGTAAGCAAATGAAAATAGAAGAAAGAAATATGAACAATACAAATAGTACAAacaatattaaaaatattaaaaatattaaaaatattaacaatattaacaatattaaaaatattaaaaatattgaaaatattaacaatattaacaatattaacaatattaacaatattaacaatattaacaatattaacaatattaacaatatgaatgattcagatatttattatgatcatgaaaaaaataattccCCTTTATATAACGTTAAAGAAACATATGCGCAGAAATCTCAAAAATACACATCAGATgtagaagaaaaaaaaaaaaacacaaaaaataatatcagAAGAGGCCTTTACTTAGCCTCtaaaattttaaaagaaatacatgaagaaaaacaaaaaaaaaagaaaataaaaaaaaaagaaaacttctataattatcttgataaaaataaatatgataataattatattcataacgaaacatataataatacatattcAAATACAATTCCAgaattatatgaaattaaaaaaaataaaaatatcttatcttcatcatatgatgatttttatttaaactttaaaaaaaaaaaaaacaatataaataaaaataataatattctttGTGATACAAAGTATGAGAATAGTGATATAATGCCTAGTCctataaataataattatgtgaataaaaattatgtgaataaaaattatgtgaataaaaattatgtgaataaaaattatgtgCATAAAAATCATGTGgataaaaattatgtggataaaaattatgtgaataaaaatcatgtggataaaaattatgtgaataaaaatcatgtggataaaaattatgtgGATAATGAATTTTTGAACTTGTCAGgcaaaaataatattcttgaatattctttaaattctttaaaaggatataataataatcataattataattatgatgatgatgatgatagTTCAATAATACATGTAGACAGTATGGACGATTTAAAAATGTCTTATGAGAGCGTAAGTTTgttaaataattatagtTATTCTTTAGATAATTCAAAATGTATAGATTTAAATAATGCACgaaacatatataaaagattagataaacaaaatgataataatttaaatgaagAGGAGAGAGAAATAAGTATCTCTTTAAATGAACAGAATTATAACATTTCAGAAGAACAAAAAGACAatactattatttttgatataaatgatgaCACCACAAcgaaaaatattaatattaataatattaatattaataataatgatgataataataataataataatattaatgatgataatataaaaacacAAGGTGattatgataaatattcaaatgaacatatagaaaaggaaaacaactttaatattaaatatttatattcttcatcTTCTATATATAGTAATACATCAGAATGTAGtaacaaaaattatatgaaagaaaaaaagaatattcATCTTTTGAATAAGTCTATTAATGATGATTATTATGTAGATTATTTACCATATGAGTTTAATaagattattattaaaaaaaataataatagtataaaagaaaagaaagaaaatataaacaataaaaataataataataaaagtatatataaaaatcaaaatatatatataaacttTTCAGATGGTgatatacaaataaataaaaataaaaaacatagAGAAAAGgaattttataaaaagtataaacaaaataatataaaaaaaaaaaaaagtaatagtaataaaaaatctaaaataaagaaagaaaatgatatatcTAATGTAACCaaagatattataaatattataaatactAAATGTGAAATAATggaaaaaaatgattattctaaaaaaattaataataatatatattctaatgaaaataaacataaatctaatgatgaaaataaacACAAATctaatgatgaaaataaacACAAATCTAATGATGAAAAGGAAGAACACGAAGAAGAATATGAGATAATGCATAATGTggatgataataaaaataatgatcatcttttaaatgataataatgttaatataaCAGATGAACCtatagaagaaaaagatatttattatgataattcAAACGGAATAGGGAATAAGAATATTGTAAAAAATCGTATGAGTAATTCaatgaataatatgtatgatttaaaacataaaaattattataaggATGAAAATGTTTTAGATAATGATATGCTTAAAGATTTAAGACATGTGTCctttgaaaatattaattttaaagataaaaaaaaaatatatttgaatgAGAACATTctaaagaaaaaaaaaaaaaaaaatttagatgatacttataataatttattaaaaaataaaagttctgaacaaaataatacTATTGGTAAAAATTTATCAACTAAAGAATTTAAACTTACATATGAACATGTTGAAAATGAAAACGAAATTTGTATATCTAATAGTAATTCTACATTATGtgaagatataaataaacaaaataaattatcGATCGATAATtctattaaaaatgatacaAGGAAATTAGAAGAGCTcttgaaaaatattttatatacactaaaaaatgacaaaagagaaaaaaatataataaataaaataaataataataatattcaagatgatcataatattctttgtgatagtaaaaatatttatgatcATGATGTTTTGTCgaatttaaatatattagataATCAACACATAAATGAAAACgtatataatatagaaCCTCAAGAATGtatagaagaaaaagatatCTCCATGGTGAATAGAAAAGATTCTGATGATATTcaagaagaaataaaaaatgatgatatgTCTAATAGGTTTGCTATTTTGGAATATATAAGTCATTGTATAgaaattttaaaagaagaaagagataatataaaacaagaaagagatgatataaaacaagaaagagatgatataaaaaaagaaagagatgatataaaagaagaaagagataatataaaacaagAAAGAGATGATATacaaaatgaatatgataatataaaaaaagaaagagatgatataaaaaaagaaagagatgatataaaaaaagaaagagataatataaaagaagaaagtgataatataaaaaaagaaagagatgatataaaaaaagaaagagatgatatacaaaataaatatgataatataaaacaagaacgagatgatataaaaaaacacaATGACACATTAACAAATAAATGTAATGATATacaaaatgaatatgataatataaaacaagAAAGAGATGATATacaaaatgaatatgataatataaaaaaacacaATGACACATTAACAAATAAATGTAATGATATacaaaatgaatatgataatataaaacaagaaagagattatatacaaaatgaatatgataatataaaaaaacaaaatgacacattaacaaataaatgtaatgatatacaaaatgaatatgataatataaaaaaacaaaatgacacattaacaaataaatgtaatgaactacaaaataaattttataataacataataGATCTTCAAAATATGACAGAGAAATATGATAATctacaaaataaatacaatatattaaacGAACTAAATAACTCATTAgaagataaaaatgaagaattaaaaaaatatcatgAACAAGTCATACAAGAAAGAGATCAActaataaaagaaaaagaaagtAATAAACAAGAAATAGaatctttaaaaaataatgtagAGGTGCttaatatagataaatcaaattatatgatcgaacaaaatgataatataaataaaataaaaaaattgaatgaggaaaaaaaaaaattagaagaagaaaaaaatatattaaatgaagaaaaaaatatattaaatgaagaaaaaaatatattagaagaagaaaaaaaaatattaaatgaagaaaaaaaaatattaaatgaagaaaaaaatatattaaatgaaaaaataaataacaaaaatgaTATTCTCATACATAAggaagaaaatatattatatgaaaaaaataaaagacaggaagaaataaaagaaaaggaaaaattacaaaatgaattgtatataattaaaaaagaatacgatgatttattaaataaatataatgagaatataaatgaagaaataaataatatgaaaaatattctaattaaaaaagaagaagagataaaagaaattaaacaaaataaaattgtattaaaaaaggatatagatatgtatgtaaataatatacatatgttAGAAATtgaaatgaataaaataaaagaagaaaatgatttaataaaaataaagaatcttgaattattagaaaaagaaaatataaataatatatatctaagtaaggataataataaagatatagAAATGACAAGTAGCTTAAATAAAACACAAACATgttataatgataatatgaatgaatatttatatttaaatgttgataaaaatatattaaaaaatatttttgataataatacaaaCATGTTTAATGACAGTTGGAATGTATTTATGGAAAACAAAAATGATAAGTTGATAAGCATACAAGAAAATcataatatgaatgaaaagaataatgaaaataaaaatgatattgTCAATAGTTATAatgatcataataataaatgtgaattaaaaaatgaattaaattGTAATTTCTTATGGACAcattatgaaaaaatattaaaagatataaatcatataaGTATAGATAAACtaaaaatacaatataaagatttattaaaagaatatatatttttagaGCTCTTAGTTATagaatatgaaaaaaacAATGTAGTATTACATGAAACTAATaaagaaagaaataaagaaataaaagagatgattaattataaaaatatgtatttagAATTAGAAAAATCAAATCaagaattatatgataagttgaatgaaataaataatgtcTTACATATTCGAGATcataataatgaagataataataatataaagaaagacattgataatgatgatgataataaaaataaaatatgtaatagAAAAAGCTCATCTATATAcatagaaatattaaacaaaacatataatataacaaaaaatattgatattataaatgaagaaatatttaatatgaaagaacaaaaaaatgacaacaatataaaactttctaatattttaatatatttaaatatgatatCTACAGATATTATGTTCATACATAcaaatatatcatatataaatgaatatataatgaatagTACTATATATCTCGATATAcatcatttaaaaaacactcttctttttaatatctctacaaatgaaaatataaatatgaatatatcATCAACATTGTGTAAAGACAcaaatgaaataaaaaggtatgataataagataaaaacaggtaatcataatatatatatgggTGGTATGCATGATATGGATCATATAGATAATGATCTTAAAATGTGTGATGAAGAACTATTTAAGGAGAACGAATTGATTaatatcaaaaataaaaatataaacccaaataatgatgtaaataataataataatgtagaatacaattataatgataatattaaaaatgaacatATCCCAATTATAGATATGAAcataaaaaacaaaagagataatataacaaacaatattataaacaaatCATATGATGATCATATAGAAGATGTATTAACCTTTTTTGAAGTATCCTTTTCTAGTGACcttttcttattattatgtcATATGTGTAAATCGATAAACGAAATTAACTGCTctttaagaaaaaatgatataaattCTTGTAACAacaatttaatatatattaagaatGTATTAcatgatataaataatttttataataatgaagagaatacatcatttttagatgtatatgtacatttatttgatatttttaaaaagtcGGTAGATAAAATGTTGAATATTATACAAGCAGAAAAAGATTcagataaaatatataaaatgtttgtggaagtttattatatgaaaaaaattatacgatttataatattttctttttttaaatttcacgatatatattcaatatttcatataaataaattagaTGGTGCATCTAATTGTGTAGGACCTATTACATGTAAGGATGATGAAAAGAAAGTGCAAAATTATGATGAAgacaaaaatataaacatggaggaaaaaaaaaaaaaaatgggaaaacatatacatatagatgataataaaattataataaattctGATATATCACATGTGTgtaatgaaataaataaatattattacaattatTGGGATGAATATCATACAAGTGATGAAAGAGAAAGAAATgtatattatcatcatatgaataaaaaaaaaaaaaagaaaaaagaaaaacataTTGATATAAACAAAAAGGATGAAAGagatataaatgaaaaggagggaaatatattatactCTCTGATGTTGAAAATATTagaatataattataattcacatataatacccaatattatttgtacttatgaagataaaaaaaacatattaaataatgataataaaatattgttatttgatgaaaaaataaattacgctaaatatgtttttaaaataatttatgaACATATGGAATTAGgaaattttattataaatagTAATGAGTTTTTAAATACATTTGAAGAAAAAAGTTTAAAGAATTATCtatacaataatatattttttaaaaaaaattataatataaatattgataTAATACATCAATATTTAAGTATGTTatttaaacaaaatataggtataaattatgaatattattatgaacaatttttattaatattaaataaaatgatattaaatatttcatcaaataataatattcatcatttaaataCAACTAGTTgtgaaaatattttcttctttgacaatttaaatatagaagaaaattatataaacgAATGTATACATGCATCATCACTTACAGATTTACAGcacaaaaataaaaataaaagtattaataatataaacaaaaataaaagtattaataatataaataaaaataaaattcataataatagtcataataataataatattattagtcataataataatgcTACACAATTAAGATCCTTATCATTTAATACAACCACATCCAATAAAACCTTTACAACTATTAAACATGAAAATCCAATTAATCATAATACAAactatataataaattacCCATTGCTTgatatagataataaatatatgagTGTATTATTTCATATGTGGCAAAAAATGGAATTAAACTTTTTTTCTAAgcaatattattatcaaagtaataaatataaagaaacaaaagaaaaaaaaaaaaatattttatctaAATCATGtacttataatataaataataaaagattaaaaaaaaatatatggGGTACCATCAATATTAAGGATTCTacaacaaaaaagaaaatgtatcatcatgatgataatatcgattcacaaaatgaaaaaaaatataacatgAATAAagatacaaataataatcaaaatgatttgtatgataatattattaatgatgatgtttctaataatgattcttttaataatttacatTTTGATAACAAATTGAATGAACAGAACGatacagaaaaaaaaaaaaaaaaaaaaaaaagtttaaaatattttaacaaattttcttctttaaataaaatgaatacaTTTAATTATGAAACTGATCTTACTTCTAATGATTATTCAATTGatacatatttaaaacTTATGgtttttgatatatttaaatgtaataatgaaaaaaaagaaatagGAATTGatgattttatttttgtttttaaacaattacatataaatattaaaacaaaTGTAATTAATTCAATATGGTGTATATTAACAGCCAAACAAAATTTAAACACTGcattaaaagaaaaaataacaatCTCAACGTTTATTAAAAAAGCATATACAACAAATCCATcacttattttttttgaatacTGTAAAACTAAAGTACAATTAAAAGAAGCcaacaaaaatattaaactGTTACAAAagtataataaaaaaatgttacTCCTTGTAACAAATTga